In the genome of Bacteroidia bacterium, one region contains:
- the dnaX gene encoding DNA polymerase III subunit gamma/tau, translated as MDNYVVSARKYRPVTFGSVVGQEHITKTLRNAIKNNTLAHSFLFCGPRGVGKTTCARILAKTINCHHITPDIEACNTCSSCISFNQGTNLNIFELDAASNNSVEDIRNLIEQTRIPPQAGKYRIFIIDEAHMLSTAAFNAFLKTLEEPPSHAIFILATTEKHKILPTILSRCQKFDFKRIEVKDIVEQLVRIAQKENIQYELEALYVIAQKADGAMRDALSIFDQLCNFTENNLTYQSVIENLHVLDYNIFFQLTDAIMAQNHTRALVIFNQILQNGFDAHHFLNGLIAHYRDLLLAQTEESAKILEISQEVKKKYVAAAQDIDTEYLLNALNLCTQAEAQYKNSAHPRMLVELTLIKLCYLKNAIKTAKLLQNIDELKLQPPKEKKTLIQKTEETASLTKSHTKVDVATLRKTIQNPDKQQIQSISTPSSNSEKSTYALSLPDIPPNLTPTELWEKFKEFIKQQYNSQNLNIALENSYIQYEEGVLTLFYLHTLKKWFLDDEEKYKLFEAYFKKGLNLDTLSIKIQEIALQPENIPTSTQQKIQSMLQQNPELTIFIDTFKLQFE; from the coding sequence ATGGATAACTACGTAGTATCTGCTCGAAAGTATCGCCCTGTTACTTTTGGTAGCGTAGTAGGACAAGAGCATATTACTAAAACACTGCGAAATGCTATTAAAAACAATACTTTAGCTCATTCTTTTTTATTTTGTGGTCCCCGAGGTGTGGGAAAAACTACCTGTGCCAGAATACTAGCAAAGACCATTAATTGTCATCACATAACTCCAGACATAGAAGCTTGTAATACTTGTAGCAGCTGCATAAGCTTCAATCAAGGTACTAACCTCAATATCTTTGAATTAGATGCTGCATCTAATAATAGTGTAGAAGACATTCGTAATTTAATAGAACAAACTCGTATCCCACCTCAAGCAGGAAAATACCGCATTTTTATCATAGATGAAGCCCACATGCTTTCTACAGCTGCTTTTAACGCTTTCTTAAAAACATTAGAAGAACCGCCTAGCCATGCCATTTTCATTTTAGCTACCACAGAAAAGCATAAAATTTTACCTACAATTTTATCCCGTTGCCAAAAGTTTGATTTCAAGCGTATTGAAGTCAAAGATATTGTAGAACAACTTGTTCGGATTGCTCAAAAAGAAAATATCCAGTACGAACTTGAAGCCCTCTACGTAATTGCCCAAAAAGCAGATGGCGCTATGCGCGACGCACTTAGTATCTTTGACCAACTGTGCAATTTTACCGAAAACAACTTGACCTACCAATCTGTGATTGAAAATCTACATGTTTTAGACTACAACATTTTTTTTCAACTAACTGACGCTATTATGGCACAGAATCACACCCGAGCCTTAGTAATTTTCAATCAAATTCTACAAAATGGTTTTGATGCCCACCACTTCCTAAATGGTCTTATTGCACATTACAGGGACTTGCTACTTGCACAAACAGAAGAATCAGCTAAAATACTAGAGATAAGTCAGGAAGTAAAGAAAAAGTACGTTGCTGCAGCACAAGACATAGATACAGAATATCTACTTAACGCCCTCAATCTTTGTACCCAAGCTGAAGCCCAATATAAAAATTCGGCACATCCGCGCATGCTTGTAGAACTAACTCTTATCAAACTCTGCTACCTCAAAAATGCGATAAAAACCGCAAAACTTCTCCAAAATATAGACGAACTTAAACTACAACCCCCCAAAGAAAAAAAAACTCTAATCCAAAAAACTGAAGAAACTGCATCACTTACAAAAAGTCATACCAAAGTAGATGTAGCCACCCTACGAAAAACAATACAAAACCCTGATAAACAACAAATTCAATCTATATCTACGCCTAGTTCAAACTCTGAAAAAAGTACTTATGCCCTTTCCTTGCCAGATATTCCTCCTAATCTCACTCCTACCGAATTGTGGGAAAAGTTCAAGGAATTTATTAAACAGCAGTACAACAGTCAAAACCTTAACATAGCTTTAGAAAATTCATATATTCAATATGAAGAAGGTGTTTTAACGTTATTTTACCTCCACACGCTTAAAAAATGGTTTTTAGATGACGAAGAGAAGTACAAACTTTTTGAAGCATATTTCAAAAAAGGGCTAAACCTGGATACTTTAAGCATAAAAATTCAAGAAATAGCTTTGCAACCTGAAAATATTCCTACTTCTACTCAACAAAAAATTCAAAGTATGCTACAGCAAAATCCTGAACTTACGATATTTATTGACACTTTTAAGCTTCAATTTGAATAA
- the purQ gene encoding phosphoribosylformylglycinamidine synthase subunit PurQ, with translation MKFGVVVFPGSNCDQDVVEAIQHFIQQDCVKLWHKNTDLQNCDVVILPGGFSYGDYLRSGAIARFSPIMKEVVRFANQGGIVIGICNGFQIATEAGLLPGALLRNIDQKFCCKNVYIKPVHTQSKFTCKMQIDKAYKIPIAHAEGRYYVDEETLKSLQDNGQILFQYCDEKGHVNEAANPNGSLLNIAGICNKKGNVMGMMPHPERAVDKDTYNTDGMDIFLSLLEKV, from the coding sequence ATGAAATTTGGAGTAGTAGTCTTTCCAGGTTCTAACTGCGACCAAGATGTGGTAGAAGCTATACAGCACTTTATTCAGCAAGATTGCGTCAAATTATGGCATAAAAACACTGACTTACAAAATTGCGATGTGGTTATATTACCTGGCGGCTTTTCGTATGGGGATTATTTACGTTCAGGTGCGATTGCTCGTTTCTCACCTATTATGAAAGAAGTAGTTCGTTTTGCTAATCAAGGTGGAATTGTAATAGGTATATGTAACGGTTTCCAAATAGCCACAGAAGCAGGACTACTCCCAGGGGCATTGCTACGAAATATAGATCAAAAATTCTGTTGCAAAAATGTGTATATCAAACCTGTTCATACTCAAAGTAAATTTACCTGCAAAATGCAAATAGATAAAGCCTATAAAATTCCTATCGCGCATGCAGAAGGTAGATACTATGTAGATGAAGAAACGCTCAAAAGTCTACAAGATAACGGACAAATTTTGTTTCAATACTGCGATGAAAAAGGTCATGTTAATGAAGCTGCCAATCCGAATGGTTCTTTGCTAAACATAGCAGGAATATGCAATAAAAAAGGTAATGTCATGGGAATGATGCCTCATCCCGAACGCGCGGTAGATAAAGATACTTACAACACAGATGGTATGGATATATTCCTATCTTTACTTGAAAAAGTGTAG
- a CDS encoding response regulator transcription factor, whose amino-acid sequence MSAIKVLIVDDETDILDLLEYKLKQNNFEVYRATNGLEAIEVAKKVNPKVILLDVMMPKMDGIETCRQLREIPEFRRTHILFLTARTEEFSELAGFEAGADDYVQKPIRLSALIKRINAILRRDSEIDAEKPKVIKIRDLEINRETFLVTKDDGSTITLAKKEFELLYFLASKPGKVFSRNVLLENVWGTDVLVVDRTVDVHIRKLREKVGEDYIATVKGVGYKFDA is encoded by the coding sequence ATGAGTGCTATCAAAGTGCTAATTGTGGACGATGAAACAGATATTTTAGATTTATTAGAATACAAACTCAAACAAAATAACTTTGAAGTATATAGAGCTACAAATGGCTTAGAAGCAATAGAAGTAGCAAAAAAAGTCAATCCCAAAGTTATCCTACTAGACGTAATGATGCCCAAAATGGACGGTATTGAGACATGTAGACAACTACGCGAAATACCAGAATTTAGGCGGACACACATTTTATTTCTTACAGCACGTACAGAAGAGTTCTCAGAATTGGCAGGTTTTGAAGCGGGTGCAGATGATTACGTTCAAAAACCGATTAGACTAAGTGCCCTCATAAAAAGAATTAACGCTATTTTACGTAGAGATTCAGAAATAGATGCCGAAAAACCCAAAGTCATAAAAATTAGAGATTTAGAAATAAACCGAGAAACCTTTTTAGTAACCAAAGACGATGGCTCTACTATCACTTTGGCTAAAAAAGAATTTGAATTGCTTTACTTTTTAGCTTCTAAGCCTGGAAAAGTATTTAGTCGTAACGTACTGCTTGAAAATGTATGGGGAACCGATGTTTTAGTAGTAGATAGAACCGTAGATGTCCATATTCGTAAGCTGCGCGAAAAAGTTGGAGAGGACTATATTGCCACAGTAAAAGGTGTAGGCTACAAATTTGATGCATAG
- a CDS encoding sigma-70 family RNA polymerase sigma factor, which yields MVTLEDNLNPLNFDDESTYFEEEDLTTEDAHANLSAKAKEDIALIKQAVEQGDEKAYEKLMNRYKKSVYFMLLKMTQNKDDAEDLTMESFAKAFKSLHKFNPKYAFSTWLFKIASNNCIDYIRRNKMKTLSINNPLETDNGTIDNFDLPDNLELPDEYANRMDKAKFLRSVVESLPKTYSTLIKLRYYEELSYEEIAQIIGVPIGTIKAQLHRARELMYKALSKQKHKLT from the coding sequence ATGGTAACCTTAGAAGACAATCTTAATCCTTTGAATTTCGATGATGAAAGTACTTATTTTGAAGAAGAAGATTTGACAACAGAGGACGCACACGCTAATTTATCTGCTAAAGCCAAAGAAGACATAGCTCTTATCAAGCAAGCCGTAGAACAGGGCGATGAAAAAGCCTACGAAAAGCTCATGAACCGCTATAAAAAGTCTGTCTATTTTATGCTACTCAAAATGACTCAAAACAAAGACGACGCCGAAGACCTAACTATGGAATCTTTTGCCAAAGCCTTCAAGTCTTTACATAAATTTAACCCAAAGTATGCTTTCTCAACTTGGTTATTCAAGATAGCTTCTAACAACTGCATTGATTACATCCGTAGAAACAAAATGAAAACACTTTCCATTAACAACCCCTTAGAAACAGACAACGGAACCATTGATAATTTTGACCTGCCTGATAACCTAGAACTTCCTGATGAGTACGCAAACCGAATGGATAAGGCTAAATTCTTACGCAGTGTAGTAGAAAGTCTACCTAAAACCTACTCTACTTTAATCAAACTTCGCTATTACGAGGAACTCTCTTATGAAGAAATTGCCCAAATAATTGGAGTACCTATTGGTACAATAAAAGCCCAGTTGCATAGGGCAAGAGAGCTAATGTACAAAGCCTTATCTAAACAAAAACATAAGCTAACCTAA
- a CDS encoding OmpA family protein, producing the protein MKHYFYICLLVYLTVLPFFVEAQKNNNPYTLENLGIKSKKALKYFVEAEHLFQRRVFDQAIPLYLKAISLEPQFDRAYAGIANCYFYAHQDSMAEIWFEKTLSINDKKYAIFYSVIGDINYQKGNYQKALENYNKYAKSPNADIRTLEKVNFNKRNCEFALKAIKNPTAPLPKNMGTNINTIYNEYYPSLTIDETQLIFTAQRPRNSTLSGVQNSEMAKLKVYDEDFYVSTFKDGQWQKAVNLGPPVNTLENEGSCCFSADGKSVYYVICDKNGCDIFVSDYVNKEWSEPRRLNENINTRYWESTPCISADGNTLYFTSSRPGGKGGYDIWKSTKTPDGDWGPAENLGDSINTPYKEISPFIHPDGKTLYFASEGHPGMGSSDLFVSRIKPDGTYSTPVNLGYPINTPGSEASIIINRKGDIGYYSLKKPASEGGDVDLYTFQVPDFAKPVKTSYLKATVLNAKTKQPIPNATLNLIDLSQNKTILKKNTDEEGNVLTVLPANQLLGVFIEHKGFLTHSENFQITESTADKPQLLTISLTPIEVGSATILKNVFFDFNTYQLLPESYPELDKLAELLIKNPTLKIELSGHTDDIGEDKFNLVLSQNRANAVKEYLLKKGITADRIQAKGYGKTQPLLPNTNEENRKQNRRTECKIVSF; encoded by the coding sequence ATGAAACATTACTTTTACATTTGTTTATTAGTCTATTTGACAGTCTTGCCTTTTTTCGTTGAAGCTCAAAAAAACAACAATCCCTATACTTTAGAAAATCTTGGTATAAAGTCTAAAAAAGCCTTAAAGTACTTTGTAGAAGCAGAACATTTGTTTCAAAGGAGGGTATTTGACCAAGCAATTCCTTTATATCTCAAAGCTATTAGTTTAGAACCTCAATTTGACCGTGCTTACGCAGGAATAGCTAATTGTTACTTCTATGCACACCAAGATTCTATGGCAGAGATTTGGTTTGAAAAAACTTTATCTATTAACGATAAAAAGTATGCTATCTTTTATTCGGTAATTGGGGATATAAATTACCAAAAAGGAAATTACCAAAAGGCGTTAGAGAACTATAACAAGTACGCTAAAAGCCCAAATGCTGATATTAGGACTCTTGAAAAAGTCAATTTTAATAAGAGGAACTGCGAGTTTGCCTTAAAAGCTATAAAAAATCCTACCGCGCCTCTACCTAAAAATATGGGTACAAACATAAATACTATTTACAATGAGTATTATCCTTCTCTAACAATTGATGAAACGCAACTCATTTTTACAGCTCAACGCCCACGCAATAGTACTCTTTCCGGTGTGCAAAATTCGGAAATGGCTAAGCTAAAGGTGTATGACGAAGACTTTTACGTTTCTACATTCAAAGATGGTCAATGGCAGAAAGCAGTCAATCTTGGACCACCTGTAAATACTCTTGAAAATGAGGGTTCATGCTGCTTCTCGGCAGATGGAAAATCGGTTTATTATGTAATCTGTGATAAGAATGGCTGCGACATTTTTGTTTCAGACTATGTAAACAAGGAATGGTCAGAACCGCGCAGACTAAATGAAAACATAAATACTCGATATTGGGAAAGTACTCCTTGTATTTCTGCGGATGGTAATACTCTATATTTTACTTCCTCGCGCCCAGGGGGCAAAGGGGGTTACGATATTTGGAAATCTACTAAAACTCCCGATGGCGATTGGGGACCTGCTGAAAATCTTGGTGATAGTATCAATACACCCTATAAAGAAATTAGCCCCTTTATCCATCCTGACGGAAAGACACTTTATTTTGCCAGTGAAGGGCACCCAGGAATGGGTAGTTCAGACTTGTTTGTAAGCAGAATTAAGCCTGATGGTACATACAGTACTCCTGTTAATTTAGGCTACCCTATCAATACTCCAGGTAGCGAAGCAAGTATTATCATTAACCGAAAAGGTGATATCGGATATTACAGTCTGAAAAAACCTGCTTCCGAAGGGGGCGACGTGGATCTGTATACTTTTCAAGTCCCTGACTTTGCTAAACCTGTCAAAACTTCTTACTTAAAAGCCACTGTACTTAATGCTAAAACCAAACAGCCTATTCCTAACGCCACTCTGAACTTGATAGACCTATCTCAAAATAAAACAATCCTTAAAAAGAATACCGATGAAGAAGGTAATGTGCTTACAGTATTGCCCGCCAATCAACTACTTGGCGTATTTATTGAACATAAAGGATTTTTGACACATTCCGAAAATTTTCAAATTACCGAAAGTACCGCAGATAAACCTCAGCTACTAACTATTTCACTTACACCTATTGAAGTAGGTAGCGCAACTATTCTTAAAAACGTATTTTTTGACTTTAATACATATCAACTTCTTCCTGAATCTTATCCTGAATTAGATAAGTTAGCTGAATTGCTCATCAAAAATCCTACACTCAAAATTGAACTTTCAGGGCATACAGATGACATTGGCGAAGATAAGTTTAATTTAGTTCTATCTCAAAACCGAGCAAACGCCGTGAAAGAATATTTGCTCAAAAAAGGTATTACTGCAGATAGAATTCAAGCAAAAGGGTATGGTAAAACCCAACCTCTTTTACCTAATACGAATGAAGAAAACCGTAAACAAAATCGTAGAACAGAATGTAAAATTGTAAGCTTTTAA
- a CDS encoding glycosyltransferase, which translates to MLLTFVLLWISVYSLLFWLAFGIQKEYVSNFSPPVSVLIAAKNEAHNLEKHLPAILTQNYPQFEVIIAVNQTDDNTIQVLQNLQKKYPHLRWIEIKHIPANLSPKKYALTQAIEHSLYSYLVCTDADCLPNSSEWLKMMMFPFSCPKVEVVLGYSPYLYQNTWLSAWIQYETTLTALQYLGLARLGLPYMGVGRNIAYTKSLFYQHTFKKHQHIYSGDDDLFVNQAANRKNVAIQTHPKSWMWSVPPKNWQKWYQQKTRHISTGKHYKAFHLFILGMLALLNVLLPFFAFSYFLKPENFYIFALPFVGVYLIIALFYTRLKLPKHFTYLIFLPFLYSVYQIIFSIKGAFAKPKTTW; encoded by the coding sequence ATGCTGTTGACTTTTGTACTTTTATGGATAAGCGTGTATAGCCTTTTATTTTGGCTTGCCTTTGGTATTCAAAAAGAGTACGTAAGCAATTTCAGTCCGCCTGTTTCTGTATTGATAGCAGCTAAAAATGAAGCCCATAACCTTGAAAAACATTTGCCTGCCATTTTAACTCAGAACTATCCGCAGTTTGAAGTTATTATAGCAGTCAATCAAACTGATGATAACACAATACAAGTCCTTCAAAATTTACAAAAAAAGTATCCCCATTTGCGGTGGATAGAAATTAAACATATTCCTGCTAACCTATCGCCCAAAAAATATGCACTTACGCAAGCCATTGAGCACTCACTGTATTCATATTTAGTATGTACAGATGCCGATTGCTTACCTAACAGTTCAGAATGGTTAAAAATGATGATGTTTCCCTTTTCGTGTCCAAAAGTAGAGGTAGTATTAGGTTATAGCCCTTATTTGTATCAAAATACATGGTTAAGTGCATGGATTCAATACGAAACTACACTCACTGCTTTACAGTATTTGGGATTAGCTCGTTTAGGTCTGCCGTACATGGGCGTAGGTAGAAACATTGCTTATACAAAGTCGTTGTTTTATCAACACACGTTCAAAAAGCATCAGCATATTTATTCAGGTGATGATGATTTATTCGTAAATCAAGCAGCAAACCGAAAAAACGTAGCTATTCAAACTCATCCTAAATCTTGGATGTGGTCTGTTCCACCTAAAAATTGGCAAAAGTGGTACCAACAAAAAACAAGACATATTTCTACGGGAAAGCATTATAAGGCTTTTCATTTGTTCATACTTGGCATGTTAGCCCTCTTAAATGTGCTCTTACCTTTTTTTGCATTTTCGTATTTCTTAAAACCAGAAAATTTTTATATTTTTGCATTACCTTTTGTAGGAGTTTATCTGATTATCGCACTATTTTACACACGGCTTAAACTGCCAAAACATTTCACTTATCTCATCTTTTTACCTTTTTTATATAGTGTATATCAGATAATCTTCAGCATAAAGGGAGCTTTTGCTAAACCCAAAACAACATGGTAA
- a CDS encoding OmpA family protein, which produces MFVNVCNKVLAYALILYHIGLVRTTNAQSSFERGKNLYYQKKYAEAIPYLEEAAKLNLDTEQKKEIIWLLGASYYDIDIPKAIQYFEQCYNLDPDYKPLALYYAGTLKITRNQFREAISTLETFLSAYMARVANPDPQVLKAAQDAIEQARYGLKMKENPIKVKIENLGKVLNSEENDTHPVFTADESILYFTSQRKNGTSDRKTPNGEFYEDIWFSEKVNGEWTTPRNVGPPLNTIGHDFVLALSADGQTMYLYNSTYNGGDIFVSYLMGNVWTKPRPLPSAINSSYWDAQACISADGNIIIFASERPGGYGGRDLYWSKRKPNGEWEPAKNLGPVINSPLDEASPFLHADGKTLYFSSQRNTMGGLDIFKSTLQEDGTWSTPINLGYPINSGGDDTFFVINPAGTVGYFSSTREDPNAVGKRDMYRILFEKAEGDKVITLSGYIKDKETNEPLEADIVLEDNEKNQIIAQFKSNPTTGKYVVVLPAGKNYGISVRKSGYLFHSENFTIQKEGNSEKIELDILLQRVKTGAKVTLNNIFFKPNTAEIDAKSKAELALVAKFLQDNPNTRIQVNGHTDGGAEGTTDEYLQQLSEKRANAVREYLIKHYNIKPERIIAKGFGRTQPIGDNKTEEGRRKNRRTEFEIIQN; this is translated from the coding sequence GTGTTCGTGAACGTCTGTAATAAGGTATTAGCTTACGCTTTAATTTTGTATCATATTGGTTTAGTAAGAACGACAAATGCCCAAAGCAGCTTTGAAAGAGGTAAAAATTTGTATTATCAAAAGAAATATGCTGAAGCTATCCCCTATTTAGAGGAAGCAGCCAAACTTAACCTTGATACTGAACAAAAAAAAGAAATAATTTGGCTATTAGGTGCTAGCTACTATGATATTGATATCCCAAAAGCAATTCAATACTTTGAACAGTGTTACAATCTTGACCCTGATTATAAACCATTAGCGCTGTATTATGCAGGTACGCTCAAAATTACTCGTAATCAATTTAGAGAAGCTATAAGTACATTAGAGACATTTTTAAGTGCCTATATGGCAAGAGTTGCTAACCCTGACCCACAAGTACTCAAAGCTGCCCAAGATGCAATTGAGCAAGCTAGATATGGCTTAAAAATGAAAGAAAATCCTATCAAAGTCAAGATAGAGAACCTAGGTAAAGTCCTTAATTCCGAAGAAAATGACACACACCCTGTATTTACAGCGGATGAAAGCATATTATACTTCACTTCCCAACGCAAGAATGGAACAAGCGATAGAAAAACTCCTAATGGAGAGTTTTATGAAGATATTTGGTTTTCAGAAAAAGTAAACGGCGAGTGGACTACCCCCCGGAACGTAGGACCTCCTCTCAATACAATTGGACACGATTTTGTTTTAGCCTTATCCGCAGATGGGCAAACTATGTATTTGTACAATTCCACTTACAACGGCGGAGATATTTTTGTTTCTTATCTCATGGGAAATGTATGGACAAAACCCCGCCCATTGCCCTCTGCTATCAATTCAAGCTATTGGGATGCCCAAGCTTGCATATCTGCAGATGGGAACATTATCATCTTTGCTAGTGAGCGCCCTGGTGGCTATGGTGGTAGAGATCTGTATTGGTCAAAGCGAAAACCGAACGGTGAATGGGAACCTGCTAAAAATCTAGGTCCTGTAATCAATTCTCCCTTAGATGAAGCTTCTCCTTTTTTGCATGCAGATGGAAAAACCCTCTATTTTAGCTCTCAACGCAACACCATGGGCGGCTTGGATATATTCAAATCTACTTTACAAGAAGATGGTACTTGGTCAACTCCCATTAACTTAGGTTACCCTATCAATTCAGGGGGCGATGACACATTCTTTGTAATCAACCCCGCAGGAACGGTAGGTTATTTTAGTTCCACTCGTGAAGACCCCAACGCCGTAGGAAAAAGAGACATGTACCGCATCCTTTTTGAAAAAGCCGAAGGTGATAAAGTAATAACCCTTTCAGGATACATTAAAGACAAAGAAACTAATGAACCCTTAGAGGCTGATATTGTACTAGAAGACAATGAAAAAAATCAAATTATTGCTCAATTTAAATCAAACCCTACAACAGGCAAATACGTAGTAGTACTTCCCGCAGGTAAAAACTATGGAATTTCTGTACGAAAAAGTGGCTATCTATTCCATTCTGAAAATTTTACCATACAAAAAGAAGGTAATTCTGAAAAGATTGAGTTAGATATTTTACTACAAAGAGTAAAAACAGGTGCAAAAGTAACTCTCAATAATATTTTTTTCAAACCCAATACCGCAGAGATAGATGCAAAATCAAAAGCAGAACTAGCTTTGGTAGCTAAGTTTTTACAGGATAATCCTAACACTCGCATACAAGTAAATGGACATACTGATGGTGGTGCCGAAGGTACTACCGATGAATACCTACAACAACTTTCAGAAAAACGTGCCAACGCTGTGAGAGAATATCTAATTAAACATTACAACATCAAACCTGAACGTATTATAGCCAAAGGCTTTGGACGCACTCAACCTATCGGAGATAATAAAACCGAAGAAGGCAGGCGTAAAAACCGAAGAACTGAATTTGAAATTATTCAAAATTAA